The window GCACGGAAAGAGGAGCACATAAACAAACCAttaatcatgcaaacaaagaaaattacttCTCTAGAGCAAAATGTACGCTTCTGCGATCATTGCTGGCTGCAAGGAGAATGGTAGATGAAATGAAACGACCGACTCATTCACGAAAGGAGAAACCCTAATCACTTCAATTCAATTATGTTTGCTGTGCTAAATTTGAGTAACCACACTACTTATTAACTGCAGAACTAGAGGTAGCTGTTTGTCCTGGTTGCCTGCTGCAGTCGAAAATAATTCTAAAGCTAATCCGACAACGGTCTCATCAAGATTCACAAGCTGCTATACTACTTGAAGGTAGCGATATGATAAAAGTTAACACTATTCAAGTTCTGCTACCTGCTCAATATAAACCCAAATGCCGCAGGCATTAACATATACTCCACTCATTTTTTTAGTCGGATTAGCAACTATCATCTTCTCACTAAGCTCAACACTAAGCCTAACTTATTAAACCAGAAGCTTTCATGTGGCAAAGAGACATGTATTACAAACACGACAGCTAGAAAGCTAACCTGCCTGAGAGTGCCATGTTTGTCAATTGTTGAAACAATGAGGAAATACCACTGTACACGTGTAAAACGCAACTGAAAATCTTGAAATAAGTTCTTTTAGGTTATGAAAACTTTGAACAAACAACGTTATGGAAATGAAAAAGACATGCGCAGGCAAGGCATTACCGTTATTCTTAACTATGACTCCTAATTCACTGAAGGGGAGCTTCTCATCCACATCTTACAATAGATATCAGGTTTAAATTAGAGTTATCCATTTCCTCCTACATCCGAGCTCTATTCGTCTTGGAACGCCTGAACTAGCACAATACAACAAAATTACAGTACATATCTGATATTTGTTACGTTGAGACTGAAGGAAATACTTTTCCCCTACTAAATGGCATTTCATAATTGTTACCTCTCTATGTAGCACAAAACTTACAGAACTAGAAAAATAATAAAGGTTTCGGAAAACACAGTTCAATACCTTATTTACACCTATTGGCTTCCCACAAAGTTTGATCATATGAAGCACCTTCAATGCCTCTACAGCcgccaaataaaaaataaacagtcagCATCACAAAACCACAATAGGGAAAGATATCATGAGGTTTACACCAGAAACTTTCTTTGAACATAATTCAATTCATGGTTCTTGAAGAGACCATTCTTCTGGTGCCGTGTCTATGGGAGCAAACACAGTAACTGCAAGAGGAAGACGGAGCTCATACTGCAACATATcttaaaaaatcaaattcatGTGGTTTCATCAGAGTTCAACACACCGGTTTCAGCCATCCGAATCAAGACCTAACAAAGGCTTAATCTTCTCTGCAGACAAGGCTATTATTGTGGATGCAGCTGCAACTAAAACTGATTGCAGACAAATGAAAATAGGGGTAAACCAACATGGCCAATTTGAACAAATAATTCTTCAAAAAGGAATTGCATAAATTCAACAACTCAACTACTCATTGGCAAACATTAGCTGCTTAACTTCTCATATTCCTGCAGAGACTATGCAGTTGGAAAAACCTTAACAATAAATACGAGGGTTAAGCTGGCAAGGTGCTCCTTCTCCTGGAGGAGCAGAGTCTTCATTCTGCCTCTTTCTCTTTTTACAGGAGAATTCTGTCCTTGTCACCTTCTTTACCAAAACAAATTCACAAGTAGTTGACAGATTCGGATTCTCAAGCTTAAAcctttttttacttattttaacTGACTATTTCTCTTCTCTGCTTGACTCTTCCCTCAGTGACCCTCCCTTTCTGTAATGTGCTCTCTCCATTAAAATATGACTACTCTCATATGCAATTTCGTGACTCTTGCCCAAGTATTCAAGCGTTTCTCTCTTCCCTACGATCTCTCATATGCAATTTCGTGACTCTCTCCCCAGTAGTCAGGCAGTTCTCTCTCCTCTACAATCTGGCAACTCCCTCAAataattgttttggttttgaaccAAGATATTTTTGTTAAGCTCACTCTGGTTTGAGTTGCAATATTGAAAATTTTGCCATTAAACTCAGAAACATCCATAAGCCAAAGCACGACACAGAATTCAGGGCCAAATGTGGTAGGATAAGTTTCAACCAGATAAGCCATGTTACTAAAAACAAGATTACAAACTACACTGGCGATGGTATATGCAGGATGCTAAGGTCCTAAATGGTATGTCAATAAAATGGGCCTGCTTCCATGTCTGAATAAAAGACAGCGAGAGCAAGAACACAATAATCAACTGCCACATAGAAGACAACGAAAAGAAAACTAACataaaaacaatcaaaattgaAGCTCATACAGTATTACAATTCCAAAAAGCTTCAAACTTGCTTCTTCGCTGCGGCCAATTGACATCCTTGCTCGCAGTTTAATCATATATTGGCTCACCAGCCGCGGTCGCAGGTGAAGTAATCAACGGATTGAACTCAGACCAACGAACCAGAACCCCCATCAATACTTATGTTGTAGCCTCTTTAGCCTCCTCATCCGCGACCGAAGAAGCATCAGTATCAGAAGAAGCCAAACCTAGACCCTGCTCCAACTTCTTCCAGGCAACCAAAACATTAGGAGGAAACTTCTTCTTGATCGTGCGTATCAATCCCTTTGcctccttcatcttcttcttcttcaccaaTCCTTCCACCAAATACTTCATCGTATTGAAATCAGGAATCTTATGCACCTCCACACTCCTCTTGAAAACCTCATACGCCTTGTCATAATCCTCACTCTtacacaaataaaatatcaaagtcCGGAAAGTTGCAGCATTCGGATTACATGCATTTCCCTCCAACCCCTCATAAACCTTGAAAGCTTCTTCCATCATCCCATTCCTGCAATAGCAAGTCATCAAGTAATTGTAACTAATTGTATCTGGTTTCAGCCCAGCATTCGCCATTTCCTCAATCAAAGCTTGCACATTGCCCGCACTCCCACCATGGACATACATAATCTTAACATTATAAGCCGCAGCGTCAACCGCAACGCCCTTCTTCACCATCTCATCCCACAACTTCTCCGCCTCTTCACCATTGCCCTTCTTGTACAAAGCATTAAAAATCGTGGTGAACGTCACTGCAGTGATCTCAATACCCTTCTCCTCCATCAATCTCAGCGTCTCCATTGCCTTGTCGGGCTTATCCGCTGCGCAATACGACTTGATCAGTATACCATAGGACACTTTATCAGGGGAGACCCCATGCTTGCTGGGAATTTCGTCGAACAGCTGGGGGACTCTGTCGAAATGCTTGGAATCGTTGCAGGCAGACAACAGAGTGTTGAAGGAAATGGCGGTTCTCGGAGTACCGAGCTGGTCCATCTGATCAAACGTCCTCAATGCCTGGTCGAACATACCAGCGCGGCCGTAGGATCGAATGAGGGTGGAAAGGAAGGGCTCCTGGGTGATTTTGGGGTCATTCTTGTGGGATTCAATGAAGGATTCGATGTCGGCGAAGCGGTGGGACTTGGCGAGGCGGCGGACGGTGAGATCCTGGGCGTAGCGAGACAAGGTAGGAGAAGAGTAGTGTTGGGAGACGGAGGAGTAAATCTGGAGGGCTTTGTCCGGGTCGTACTCGGTTCGGAGCTTGGACTTGGCTTTTGAGATGGAGAGGGTAGActtggcggtggtggtggagagGTGGCGGAGGTGGCGGAGGGAAATCGAAGATGACATGTTTTAGGGTTTATGCAGCTTCGGGGGGTTTTGGTTGGAAGCTCTTTTGTATTGAATGTTGAGGGTTTAGCGGTTAATTTTGTCCTGTTACTGCGTAAGATAAAGATACAGGAAACCAATTCCCGGGATTTTTCCGTACTCGGCAGGAAACCTTCTAACCGGATCATAACTCCACGTCAACATGCCACGTAATTTCAATACTTATTCGAATCAGAGCTTACTTATTTTGCCTAATCGCCTAACTTGAGAATTTCACCATGTAACTCGAGAAAGGCACGAAAAAAGTATCGTCACAAAGGTTATTACTTGTTACTTTAGTACTACATGTACACGTTAgcctttaaattttaaaatcctCAGGGCTTGAAGAGATTAGCATGGTGGCTGGAGAGAATAATGACCAGTTTTCCCAGCTCAACCAAGGATTTAGTCCGCCTGAACCCATGTTACATAATGCAGTCGGATGTACACATACTGCAGTAAATAAAAAGAGATGGAAAATGTAGACTTTGCAAAcgaaaacaacaaaatataagAAATACCAGTTTATTCCTTGTTATACATACCACAAGGCTACACGATACCACTCTAATGATGAATATGCAACCTCAATACTTCTAATTTCCAAAAAATCTCAACACATCACTTAATAATACATTCAAGTCAAACAACTAGCCCTCGTAGTCGCCCTCACCAAACTTGTCCTCCGGATAAAACACTGCTACCACCTGATTGCCACCAAATTTCCGGCCATTCAACCCCGTACGGGCTTTTGTAGAACCCTCGGTATCCGCATATTCCAAAAACACCTGCAAATACAAGGGCATTTTCAGCATGTAGAAACACCCAACCCCGTAAAAACTCAGATTTTCCAGACAAAATGTATTAATAACTAGATTTCAGACACTAACCTTCCCAACACCGGGGGCAAGTTCACCATCCGGTCTTGGACGCGGGATGATGACATTCACTAATGTACCTGCACATCAGTCATAATCAAATAACTATTAAAAACACACGACAACACAAATCTTATGCGAATTCAGTTAGAAGGTTATGGAGGCTTCTGTCTGTTAGGCCTGATTCTTTATAGCGAATGTGGGACTACAAAAAAGGCTGTAAAACAGAAAGATAAGGACaaaaagaaatgagaaactCAATACCGCAATaaactttctaaattaatcaaaagaaaccaacaaaaaaaaaaagtagcggAGTTAACTCTGAGTGATAGTAATTTACCAAACTTTTCACCTTCAAGCCTCATGTCTTCCAAGATATCATCATACTCAGTATCGTCCCTAAGCTCATCTGCAGTTACTACCTGAGTTAAACATACAACCTTGGTGGCGACAGAACTAGGCGGTTGCAACAGCATGAACCTCTGTACAAGAAACAAACACCTCAAGACGTTAAATCAAACCCACATAAACTAAACTTTCcgaaaattattaatttaagccaatttaaaaatatagtttaatctAATTTAACAGCTATTAGGGGAAAATTAGCAATTTCACTCTTACCTGCAATGCAATTTGCTGCTGTGCATGCAACAGAACACTCTCTTGCTCAGGTTTGGGCTGGTTGGCACCTTGGTTAGCACGCCTAACTGTGAGCGTCTTGTCCCCCATTTTAATGCCGTTCAGCGCTGCACAAGCTATGTCTGTAACTGAAAGATCTTGGTAAACACAAAAGGCATAGCCTTTTGAGTTTCCTGTTTCCCTGTCTTTCACCAAATCAAAACCACGAAGAGGTCCAAAGGATTCAAGTAATTCCTTGATCTGTGCTTCTGTGAAGTAATATGGCAGCCCACCAACAAATATGCGGTCAGGGCCCTCAAGCCCACCAGCAGAACCCGGTGTAAGCCCCACAGCAGCCAGATTCAGATTGGGATTGGGCTGGCTTGGGCCGAGTGTTGCAGCCAGAGATGGGTTGTAATCGCTAGGTCTCCGCACCTTAACAGGGGCTCCCTGTAGCAATTgtccggaaaaaaaaaaaaaagagagaatagtCAATACCAAGAAAGTCAACTTAATCCAAAATGCTCAAGTTAATCATATACTGATCTAAACCAAAGGGAAGAATAGAGTACCTCAAAAATAATTCCATCCAGAGCCATTGCATTGCTAGCCTCTTCAACCGATCTCATCTCCACAAAagcaaatttcttttcatggtTTATGTAAACATTGACAACAGCATCTCCTGCAAGGAACAAGTAAAACAACAATTAGGCAATCAACTAAAGGGAAGCGACTTTATTATACCAATTTGAGTGCAAAAATCAATATACCTGGGCCAGCAGTGTTCCCTCCAATTGCAGCCATAACTTGGCTGAAAAATGTAGCAACTGACTGCATATGACAGGAAAAACCACATTATCCGCATGAAAGTGTAAGCTTAAGTACCCATTAAAACATAGTGTTCATGTTGAATTAAAGGTAGatgagaaaaaataataaatggtAAGGGTGAGTTGAGTAAACCTGTTCATTTGCTGTGGGGGGAAGCCCTCCAACATACACCCGTCGGGCATGCCTAGTAGCCtgataattataaataaaagaacAATTAATGTCAGCACATGTTACGATTAGGGAGTAGTGGGATGTACtgatacaaactaaaaatagaatCTCAATCATGCCAACCTGTTGAGTCATCGCCTGAACAGGCATAACTGGAAGGGGTGCAAACTGCTGTGAgaacaaataaaacataatattaGTGAAATAATGCCAGCACCTTAAAATGGTGAAGCTGTCAAATTCACCTAAAATGCCCCTTCCTAATTagataaatagtaatataacattttaaatgctaaaaagtcaaactagaatttttaaaataaacgCCCACtagtatttttaaatttcaaaatataaaattagtatatataaattaaaaaataaaaataaactataaTATAAAAAGGCCAATTGCACATGTGTACAAGTGCGCAAGAAGCTAGTACTAGTGAAACTCAAGCATGCTGGTCGACAGAGGGAAAGAAAGCGACCAAGAGAAAGAGTGAGAGATACCTGCCCGGTCGACAAAGGAAACATGTTTGGAAACATCCCCGGAATGGTAGGACTATTCCCAGAAATTTGCCCTGCAAACAAAATTGGATCACATTGCAGTCATAAGAGAAGTACCAcattaaacttttaaaaatGTTAATGCCAAATGACTCCTCCGCCTCTTAATTTTCCATGAAAACTCGTTAGGTTAAGCAATATCCAGACCTTCAATTTATTTAGTTTaaggagatgaaagaaatacaTCATTtacaaattctggaagaaaTATTTGTAAGACTACCAAAAACGGCAATAGTTTCCGGTTGAAGACGAACAAGATCCATCAAACCGGTGCATTGATTCCTCCTTGTACATAAAAGCTACAGAAGTCGGCTCACACCCATTGTCATCACAGTGGGGCAAGTAGCCCAACATTGCCTTCTTACAACAAAGGACAAGAcatagaaacaaacaaacaaaaacaccaaacacaagaaaaaaccaaaagatCTCTCAGTCCCAGAATTATTTCACCAAGTAAACAATAAAAAACTTACAACCCTTCCAGAGACCACAACTTTATAAAGGCTATGTGCAGAAGGGAAGGAACAAAATATTGCTTACCAAAATAACACCATGCAATTGGATACGAACTTTCCACACTAGTCCAACAAAGAGAAAAAGCAGTTACATAGAATACAACAATCACAAGTCTAAGAGGATAAATGTACCTGCTGCAGCAATGGCAGCACCAGCTAACATTGCAGAAGCAGGAGGTGCCATGTCAAAACCACTGATCCGTTTGCTGCAAGTCATTAGTATTAGGATACCAAGAACAGAGTCAATATAAAAGAGACAACTTAAAGGCACGAGACCAAAAACCTACATTCTGCAAAACGTTGTTATCACAGTTCCACAGAAAAATAATATCGCAAAGTTACCTGTCCCACCCCAAACTTATACCTACATGAAACTCATACACAAAAAATCACTACTACAAATTTCATAGAAGTTGACAGTTCACTACCTACCTAAAATGGTATATTTAGGTATAAATTTGGGGTGAGACAGGCATTCATATATCCAGGGGTGTGGTGGTGAAAAGCGGGGTTCGAAATTGATTATGTACATCCCAAGACAAATGAAACAGAACCACGTCTTTCACCACCACACTAGCTAGCCAATGCATAGTCAATCATTAGGAATAAAGACggcaaataaacaaaattaccaACAAGAGTTTGGTCAAAGACACCCAAAATCGaataaggaaaataaatttaatgaaaataactcaTCAACCAAGTATTTATTCCAAGATACTTGGGATTTGGTGCAAAAGTTACAAGTCCTTTGCCAACCTCTCAAGAAGAAAAATACCTTTTTGAGCGTGAACGAGAACGTGACCTTGATCTGGATTTGTGCTCAGATCTACCCCTTGAACGAGACCGCGACTTGCGCCTGTGCCTatcctctctgtctctgtcaTGATCCCTCCGCCTGTAAAATCATTGCATAAATTATAATAGTAATAGGACAAAAAGAATCTCAAGGATTTGTTTCTAATACAGAAATTTATAGGTAAGCTTCACAAGACAAATTCGCATACTAGTTATATAGCAGTATAAAAATTCCTCATTGCACGAATTGCATC of the Pyrus communis chromosome 1, drPyrComm1.1, whole genome shotgun sequence genome contains:
- the LOC137732143 gene encoding small ribosomal subunit protein mL103 (rPPR7)-like, producing the protein MSSSISLRHLRHLSTTTAKSTLSISKAKSKLRTEYDPDKALQIYSSVSQHYSSPTLSRYAQDLTVRRLAKSHRFADIESFIESHKNDPKITQEPFLSTLIRSYGRAGMFDQALRTFDQMDQLGTPRTAISFNTLLSACNDSKHFDRVPQLFDEIPSKHGVSPDKVSYGILIKSYCAADKPDKAMETLRLMEEKGIEITAVTFTTIFNALYKKGNGEEAEKLWDEMVKKGVAVDAAAYNVKIMYVHGGSAGNVQALIEEMANAGLKPDTISYNYLMTCYCRNGMMEEAFKVYEGLEGNACNPNAATFRTLIFYLCKSEDYDKAYEVFKRSVEVHKIPDFNTMKYLVEGLVKKKKMKEAKGLIRTIKKKFPPNVLVAWKKLEQGLGLASSDTDASSVADEEAKEATT
- the LOC137732108 gene encoding splicing factor U2af large subunit B-like isoform X1, giving the protein MMTDYEGRYEDNGEDAGNYADGGSSPQPRAANHGGADDYSDSKSQHEHHDYERESSKSREKDRDKGRDKEKDRDKDRDRDRDRDRDRGRSKDKDRDRDRDRARDRDRNRDRERERDRDRDRDRHHRDRHRDRERSERRRDKDDDDDDHYRTRDSDRRRDHDRDREDRHRRKSRSRSRGRSEHKSRSRSRSRSRSKSKRISGFDMAPPASAMLAGAAIAAAGQISGNSPTIPGMFPNMFPLSTGQQFAPLPVMPVQAMTQQATRHARRVYVGGLPPTANEQSVATFFSQVMAAIGGNTAGPGDAVVNVYINHEKKFAFVEMRSVEEASNAMALDGIIFEGAPVKVRRPSDYNPSLAATLGPSQPNPNLNLAAVGLTPGSAGGLEGPDRIFVGGLPYYFTEAQIKELLESFGPLRGFDLVKDRETGNSKGYAFCVYQDLSVTDIACAALNGIKMGDKTLTVRRANQGANQPKPEQESVLLHAQQQIALQRFMLLQPPSSVATKVVCLTQVVTADELRDDTEYDDILEDMRLEGEKFGTLVNVIIPRPRPDGELAPGVGKVFLEYADTEGSTKARTGLNGRKFGGNQVVAVFYPEDKFGEGDYEG
- the LOC137732108 gene encoding splicing factor U2af large subunit B-like isoform X5 is translated as MDLVRLQPETIAVFGQISGNSPTIPGMFPNMFPLSTGQFAPLPVMPVQAMTQQATRHARRVYVGGLPPTANEQSVATFFSQVMAAIGGNTAGPGDAVVNVYINHEKKFAFVEMRSVEEASNAMALDGIIFEGAPVKVRRPSDYNPSLAATLGPSQPNPNLNLAAVGLTPGSAGGLEGPDRIFVGGLPYYFTEAQIKELLESFGPLRGFDLVKDRETGNSKGYAFCVYQDLSVTDIACAALNGIKMGDKTLTVRRANQGANQPKPEQESVLLHAQQQIALQRFMLLQPPSSVATKVVCLTQVVTADELRDDTEYDDILEDMRLEGEKFGTLVNVIIPRPRPDGELAPGVGKVFLEYADTEGSTKARTGLNGRKFGGNQVVAVFYPEDKFGEGDYEG
- the LOC137732108 gene encoding splicing factor U2af large subunit B-like isoform X3, translated to MMTDYEGRYEDNGEDAGNYADGGSSPQPRAANHGGADDYSDSKSQHEHHDYERESSKSREKDRDKGRDKEKDRDKDRDRDRDRDRDRGRSKDKDRDRDRDRARDRDRNRDRERERDRDRDRDRHHRDRHRDRERSERRRDKDDDDDDHYRTRDSDRRRDHDRDREDRHRRKSRSRSRGRSEHKSRSRSRSRSRSKSKRISGFDMAPPASAMLAGAAIAAAGQISGNSPTIPGMFPNMFPLSTGQQFAPLPVMPVQAMTQQATRHARRVYVGGLPPTANEQSVATFFSQVMAAIGGNTAGPGDAVVNVYINHEKKFAFVEMRSVEEASNAMALDGIIFEGAPVKVRRPSDYNPSLAATLGPSQPNPNLNLAAVGLTPGSAGGLEGPDRIFVGGLPYYFTEAQIKELLESFGPLRGFDLVKDRETGNSKGYAFCVYQDLSVTDIACAALNGIKMGDKTLTVRRANQGANQPKPEQESVLLHAQQQIALQRFMLLQPPSSVATKVVCLTQVVTADELRDDTEYDDILEDMRLEGEKFAFFVVPHSL
- the LOC137732108 gene encoding splicing factor U2af large subunit B-like isoform X2, which codes for MMTDYEGRYEDNGEDAGNYADGGSSPQPRAANHGGADDYSDSKSQHEHHDYERESSKSREKDRDKGRDKEKDRDKDRDRDRDRDRDRGRSKDKDRDRDRDRARDRDRNRDRERERDRDRDRDRHHRDRHRDRERSERRRDKDDDDDDHYRTRDSDRRRDHDRDREDRHRRKSRSRSRGRSEHKSRSRSRSRSRSKSKRISGFDMAPPASAMLAGAAIAAAGQISGNSPTIPGMFPNMFPLSTGQFAPLPVMPVQAMTQQATRHARRVYVGGLPPTANEQSVATFFSQVMAAIGGNTAGPGDAVVNVYINHEKKFAFVEMRSVEEASNAMALDGIIFEGAPVKVRRPSDYNPSLAATLGPSQPNPNLNLAAVGLTPGSAGGLEGPDRIFVGGLPYYFTEAQIKELLESFGPLRGFDLVKDRETGNSKGYAFCVYQDLSVTDIACAALNGIKMGDKTLTVRRANQGANQPKPEQESVLLHAQQQIALQRFMLLQPPSSVATKVVCLTQVVTADELRDDTEYDDILEDMRLEGEKFGTLVNVIIPRPRPDGELAPGVGKVFLEYADTEGSTKARTGLNGRKFGGNQVVAVFYPEDKFGEGDYEG
- the LOC137732108 gene encoding splicing factor U2af large subunit B-like isoform X4, giving the protein MDLVRLQPETIAVFGQISGNSPTIPGMFPNMFPLSTGQQFAPLPVMPVQAMTQQATRHARRVYVGGLPPTANEQSVATFFSQVMAAIGGNTAGPGDAVVNVYINHEKKFAFVEMRSVEEASNAMALDGIIFEGAPVKVRRPSDYNPSLAATLGPSQPNPNLNLAAVGLTPGSAGGLEGPDRIFVGGLPYYFTEAQIKELLESFGPLRGFDLVKDRETGNSKGYAFCVYQDLSVTDIACAALNGIKMGDKTLTVRRANQGANQPKPEQESVLLHAQQQIALQRFMLLQPPSSVATKVVCLTQVVTADELRDDTEYDDILEDMRLEGEKFGTLVNVIIPRPRPDGELAPGVGKVFLEYADTEGSTKARTGLNGRKFGGNQVVAVFYPEDKFGEGDYEG